A window of candidate division KSB1 bacterium contains these coding sequences:
- a CDS encoding type II toxin-antitoxin system HicA family toxin: MGRLAGFKYRDVVKKLKKAGFEFYRQAAGSHEIWYNQKTELYTTIPNHPGDVPEGTLRAILKQTGMTIDEFLQL; encoded by the coding sequence ATGGGCAGGTTGGCCGGATTTAAATACAGAGATGTCGTTAAAAAATTGAAAAAAGCCGGTTTTGAATTTTATCGTCAGGCAGCCGGAAGCCATGAAATTTGGTATAATCAGAAAACAGAACTGTATACCACGATACCCAATCACCCTGGTGATGTACCTGAAGGGACGCTACGGGCTATTTTGAAACAGACTGGTATGACCATTGATGAATTTTTACAACTGTAA
- a CDS encoding DUF5615 family PIN-like protein: MRFLSDQDVYHITIGFLRDRGHDVLTTRELNMSRAADEELLIKAKEMNRILITRDKDFGALVFLNKIQTGVILLRMTPTIMGDVHQQLISLLDNNKEDELLRLFSIVEPTRYRLRNI; this comes from the coding sequence ATGCGCTTTCTTTCTGATCAGGATGTTTATCATATCACCATTGGTTTTCTACGTGACCGGGGACATGATGTTCTCACAACAAGAGAATTAAATATGTCGAGAGCAGCTGATGAAGAATTACTGATAAAAGCAAAAGAAATGAACAGAATTCTAATAACCCGTGACAAGGATTTTGGGGCGCTGGTTTTTTTAAACAAAATTCAAACGGGTGTCATATTGCTTAGAATGACGCCCACCATTATGGGTGATGTGCATCAACAATTGATTAGTCTATTGGATAATAACAAGGAGGATGAACTTTTAAGGCTATTTTCTATTGTTGAACCCACTAGATATCGGCTACGTAATATATAA
- a CDS encoding DUF1902 domain-containing protein — METIITLHIKKLPEGLYLATSDDLQGLIAQGRTVAETIEIARDVAKKLLEAQNKDMSKFRLLQDQQFDYPLVIGM; from the coding sequence ATGGAAACTATTATAACGTTACATATAAAAAAATTGCCTGAAGGATTGTATCTGGCAACGTCTGATGATCTTCAGGGCTTGATTGCGCAGGGGAGGACCGTTGCGGAAACAATTGAAATTGCGCGGGATGTGGCCAAAAAGTTATTAGAAGCTCAAAACAAAGATATGAGTAAATTTCGGTTACTGCAGGATCAACAGTTTGACTATCCCCTGGTAATCGGAATGTAA
- a CDS encoding DUF433 domain-containing protein — protein sequence MMDNYRDRIVIDKKVHFGKPCIANTRITVDDVLDLVQEGIYFTEIVEKYYPNLEIDDVKACVKYASDIIRHERVFPKAV from the coding sequence ATGATGGATAATTATAGAGATAGAATCGTGATTGACAAAAAGGTTCACTTTGGCAAACCCTGTATTGCAAACACAAGAATAACAGTTGATGATGTACTTGATCTCGTCCAGGAAGGAATTTATTTCACCGAAATTGTAGAGAAATATTATCCAAACCTGGAGATTGATGACGTGAAAGCATGTGTGAAATATGCTTCAGATATAATACGTCATGAACGAGTATTTCCAAAGGCTGTGTGA